A stretch of Toxoplasma gondii ME49 chromosome V, whole genome shotgun sequence DNA encodes these proteins:
- a CDS encoding hypothetical protein (encoded by transcript TGME49_220208), which produces MSPSASSSASSSPSSSSSLFLSPSASASPAVCVSGHPTRCTYTPFWSPHAAPALWQTQGVWAGSSVVARLSAFPSSVSLFSSFLREQWHFEEKNVLGAGVAPAYASRVREATKKRGRDAEEASGVSSPLARDFLRREVVNGVAVAYLPDLFEGKSLPTASFLKQEAGDKWCMCLPESEGAEARESSRLEDGERRGSRRRERRDAARRRGSSHEDDGASENDERASDTDSSPSLDGGASRCHEELRRPLSASSCSSPSSYASASLSGSSASSPAASGDSPPRSCPRASHAFCGRPCEVYRQRLAVADGGYEGRASLPLLVSGFGPGLDALQFTALRYDLADAAVLSAPSLRKTRGERERVRSFDAGEEGASGELSGESEQETDAEESERGESQTPQTSKQREVKLPPSSSSTKNGEWHRPGFAAGAFRVQPRRLLEYRPRAFWTDASDSESCGAEHEAAQAVERLKPTRANAFVSATASGATGEKGRRTRKRNAEAEAGAKVGAEGEGGRGTSVRAPEDLGRDLHSVREDGNVEESMAETRRQLRSENRFRRERVGDVEEETERSTGRCRHFDFSSCNSASRSSPGGRRTAGRKASEGRRPREGRADFDRGAAPCRVLEVKVDDKHPHRKWILARTVRGVTLSALRLLEEEEEEEVEDGEEVEDREEAREGSHRSRRSIVQSVVYEHLVDVRYGRGVSGEKKKRERERKRTAPSAGETTWNIEEAIEGRRHSCFNSRLRSPSPRCRTCGGRLPDRNSSQTSFLSCSRSPSQSSLRSSFSSSSNSLRGPRVGAEDFSSSCAFAAPLSRWWGPSDFVVNAEWSALDAGEVAMLSAEQTVKVWRAERPSEVSLSLALPSASASTSSGRLTGRLRWAQTDAAEESIQCLAYDAFSPSSLLLAGHCIWRHDLRERRQTLQRLFPAAAVPPTYNAWPHRLSSLFDLDWKCASVFSSFSALAPHPVNASLLAAVHAASDSLLLFDLRATHAPLTSLTLQASRHLLGARYRSLLWQTHAAASPAFSTSACEASFDLLAAFCWRSTDVVVSSFRYSPHGLAPLPSPSDILLEEHEGLANRTGSSSSPSSPSSPSSPSPSSPSSSPSSSPSSPSSSPSSPLSPSPSNSVRWPPGKQRAAARLRKRKARDEDGESSELSSTSESNREEHRTHERTRSDREAGRPDEEDAEETVRMRRSRNRKKRKRGNEDEEEARRTAARSDALPSQWGCALRRQSHLEISWQVDVPLFSGVHTAGDSGRRFPLSEHPAFQVFKASSFPSYSGRKARFAAAVASSALVDEDAVGSLFSGWLGVVPLTFALPRRSLSFSASDSETAVRSRLFSSPASCSPSSSTVSPLLGQARGDGAAVWALAGVTASGFLLLRPLLLLPQLAPPPLRLRAANRSVGARLRTETTNAAGGCDARTAEGEAGRESGCGVPGAVRGEEAEMKKARREVDCGERRGSENEEGNAKDASGQLTASGSSESSPFLSHSQTALSPCVEQAACSSVDSVNSSSPPDLCEVIRLPRMQTLPLSGPAADLPRWTYGSLLSLLARPLRLSRREEQAGERRRRRPYRHPTAVRDRAIVLLHSAALMQTAATLLEMRRVKRERAWAENRKRLTADANESCRGIVARASVDDSPSLHSSREPVRCIVSASSFSSSVSSSLPSSASPISASPSSLSGSVPPSSASLSSSSSVSSSASLSSSSSVSSSCSFSSPFLMHGEDQRPDALSPMDAPARVWGGLERVWFQTAKVLRFLFTRQLAPVDLARNALEAERRQRLQRTGVAQRTSSDVAPVADARRHSAPLSLSRVVSRLPLFASEDFFEETQAPRSEAQGEPDNAKEMERDQGEEKQKREAKGASEDGAVTLHEAEGRVRLLLLLTQMALRELGEKEEEKENEGEKEKEGENVEEKDGERGREGDAGDSVDMESEMEDGAQTDKTKNKSNEALGGEGDTVRAPYEEGRGRTGIESEGKVERDESKSVRDRRKKFSYTKFFAFLGDEERKLRDLLGFRWQLSLAELDREAERLPLGVFQQTGKAETGPDDEASYLMSSGEEAFSVDSSAEDGEHPGEDCFTSTRERRRDGSRHTVQSFASMKCNHASSSSSSSSPFSLASSASQFSLRDSSRSRDFLSGVSALPNPLFSPLPACACSSFKALLAAASPPGISQASPATTRRQAALGSPGGRGGAARTAGGPGAREGRREEDDGGGTDDTVKRMSVSGTAGAERLGGLAETLRVMQTLLSLLARQRRRTERAEGELVTFSLLPLGIVDAVALELFLQHEALILPRPHTVTDSSSFSSASSSRSSSSFSGPSSGSPARRVSALPRPVASCAAFSPLCFSPHLLSCRSLSPLLEEEKALARALAAQPWTHLLASVQRMQWERQGDLLLAPFASFPDLPVHALDLPRRMRAEPPPRLQAAFRERRGFQRLRAGLGVSDATVACLLQHWALAPEALALGGETETPKETETEAATCREQIRSRPATEKGQDRRDEGSREHSEEEDSGMGREQAGAARVASSGHRTEALSHRTEKDIASGRKLVARFRWLLKTMDVYKKNASVSFTRCRQAQTMSPREREEEREKQKAAEALLASLRDARRVL; this is translated from the exons ATGTCACCCTCTGcctcgtcgtctgcttcctcctctccgagctcgtcttcttctctctttctctctccgtctgcctcgGCGTCCCCAGCAGTCTGCGTTTCCGGGCATCCGacgcggtgtacgtacaccccgtTTTGGAGCCCACATGCTGCTCCAGCTTTGTGGCAGACGCAGGGAGTTTGGGCAGGCAGTTCGGTTgtggcgcgtctctctgccttcccttcttcagtctcgcttttttcctcttttctccgagaGCAATGGCAtttcgaggaaaagaacgTCTTGGGCGCGGGCGTCGCGCCTGCCTACGCCAGCAGAGTTCGCGAGGCCACAAAGAAACGCGGCAGAGATGCCGAAGAAGCGTCGGGTGTCTCGAGTCCTCTGGCCCGCGACTTCCTCAGACGCGAAGTAGTAAACggcgtcgctgtcgcctACCTCCCCGACTTATTTGAGGGCAAGAGTCTCCCCACAGCGTCCTTTCTCAAGcaagaagcgggagacaaATGGTGCATGTGCCTgccagagagcgagggagcagaggcgcgagagagcagtcgactggaggacggagagcgtcgaggaagcagacggcgagagcgacgcgacgcggcgagaagaaggggaagcagCCACGAAGACGACGGTGCGAGCGAGAACGATGAACGAGCCTCTGACACAGACTCTTCTCCCTCACTCGACGGCGGCGCAAGCCGATGTCATGAGGAGCTCCGGCGACCGCTCTCCGCTTCATCTtgttcttccccgtcttcatacgcgtctgcttctctttctggctcttctgcctcctcacCCGCAGCTTCTGGGGATTCTCCACCGCGATCCTGTCCTCGCGCCTCTCACGCGTTCTGCGGGAGGCCTTgtgaggtgtacagacagcgcCTGGCAGTCGCCGACGGGGGATACGAGGGCcgtgcgtctctgcctctcctcgtctccggcTTCGGACCTGGTTTGGATGCGCTGCAGTTCACAGCGCTGCGCTACGACCTTGCAGATGCCGCTGTGctttctgcgccttctttgcggaaaacgaggggagaaagagagagagtacGCAGTTTCGACGCTGGCGAAGAGGGCGCATCGGGAGAGCTCTCTGGAGAAAGCGAGCAGGAgacggacgcagaggagagcgaacgTGGAGAGTCCCAGACACCCCAGAcgtcgaagcagagagaagtcaaattacctccttcctcttcttcgacaaAGAACGGTGAGTGGCATCGGCCTGGGTTCGCCGCTGGGGCCTTTCGCGTGCAGCCGCGGCGGCTCCTCGAATATAGGCCGAGGGCCTTCTGGACGGATGcgagcgacagcgagagtTGCGGCGCTGAGCACGAGGCGGCGCAGGCCGTGGAGAGGCTGAAGCCGACGAGAGCGAATGCGTTCGTCTCCGCAACCGCCTCAGGCGCGACTggcgagaaggggagaaggacgcgcaagagaaacgcagaagcggAAGCGGGAGCCAAAGTGGGcgcggaaggcgaaggggGTCGAGGGACGAGTGTAAGAGCTCCAGAGGACTTGGGGAGGGACTTGCATTCAGTACGCGAAGATGGAAATGTTGAGGAGAGCATGGCGGAGACGAGGCGACAGTTGAGGTCGGAGAATCGCTTCCGGCGAGAACGCGTTGGAGACGTCGAGGAGGAAACCGAGCGCAGCACCGGTCGGTGTCGGCACTTTGACTTTTCTTCGTGTAACTCTGCTTCCCGAAGTTCCccaggagggagaagaacggccgggaggaaggcgagcgaGGGCCGGCGCCCGcgcgaaggaagagcagacTTCGACCGAGGCGCGGCGCCCTGCAGAGTTTTAGAAGTGAAGGTCGACGACAAGCACCCGCATCGAAAATGGATCCTAGCGCGCACCGTCAGGGGCGTCACTCTGAGTGCGCTGCGTCTgctcgaagaggaagaagaggaagaagtcgaagatggagaagaagtcgaagatcgagaagaagcgagggaaggcAGTCATCGGTCGAGGAGAAGCATCGTGCAGTCCGTGGTGTACGAACACCTGGTGGATGTTCGCTACGGCCGGGGAGtttcaggagagaagaagaaacgagaaagagagagaaagaggacagCGCCGTCTGCGGGCGAAACAACTTGGAACATCGAAGAAGCAATCGAGGGGAGACGACACAGTTGCTTCAACTCCCGACTTcgttctccgtcgcctcggTGCCGAACTTGCGGGGGTCGCCTGCCTGACCGCAACTCCTCCCAgacgtctttcctctcttgttctcgctcGCCTTCCCAGAGCTCCCTTCgatcctctttctcctcgtcttccaaCTCGCTGCGTGGACCGCGCGTCGGCGCTGAggatttctcttcttcgtgtgcCTTTGCCGCACCCTTGTCGCGCTGGTGGGGGCCGAGCGACTTCGTCGTGAATGCGGAGTGGAGCGCGCTTGACGCCGGTGAAGTAGCGATGCTCAGCGCCGAGCAGACAGTGAAGGTCTGGCGGGCCGAGAGGCCCAGCGAG GtatctctctcgctcgcgctTCCCTCGGCCTCGGCCTCGACGTCCAGCGGGCGCCTGACGGGGCGCCTGAGGTGGGCGCAGACGGACGCAGCTGAGGAGTCGATTCAGTGTCTGGCCTAcgacgccttctctccttcctctctccttcttgcaGGACACTGCATTTGGAGACACGACCTCCGG gagagaaggcagacgctTCAGCGTCTCTTCCCGGCGGCCGCAGTGCCTCCGACATACAACGCCTGGCCCCACaggctctcttcgctcttcgacTTGGACTGGAAATGCGCAAGcgtcttttcctcgttctctgcgcTCGCGCCTCATCCTGTGAACGCTTCGCTCCTCGccgcggtgcatgcagcctcgGACTCGCTGCTGCTCTTCGATCTGCgtgcgacgcatgcaccgcTCACCTCACTGACTCTCCAGGCCTCGAGACACCTG cTGGGCGCCCGGTACCGCAGTCTCCTCtggcagacgcatgcagccgcttctcccgccttctcgaCCTCCGCGTGTGAAGCGTCGTTCGAtctcctcgctgccttctgctggagaagcacagatgtcgtcgtctcctcttttcgttACTCTCCTCATGGCCTCGCCCCGCTACCGTCGCCCTCCGACATTCTCCTTGAAGAGCACGAAGGACTGGCAAACAGGActggctcttcttcttctccttcttctccttcttctccttcttctccttctccttcttcaccttcttcttctccttcttcttcaccttcttctccttcttcttctccttcttctcctctttcgccttctccctcgaaTTCTGTTCGGTGGCCTCCGGGAAAGCAGCGCGCTGCTGCTCGGTTAAGGAAGCGGAAGGCGCGAGACGAGGACGGCGAGTCTTCAGAGCTTTCTTCGACCTCTGAGAGTAACCGAGAGGAGCACCGGACGCATGAAAGGacaagaagcgacagagaggcaggccgcccagacgaggaagatgcagaggagacTGTCCGGATGAGGAGAAGTCGAAaccgaaagaagagaaaaagaggaaacgaagacgaggaagaagctaGAAGGACAGCGGCGAGGAGTGATGCACTGCCCTCCCAGTGGGGCTGTGCACTGCGGCGACAAAGTCACCTCGAAATATCTTGGCAG GTTGACGTTCCCCTtttctcgggtgtacatacagctggCGACAGCGGGCGCCGCTTTCCCCTCTCGGAGCACCCGGCGTTCCAGGTCTTCAaagcttcttcgtttccctcgtACTCTGGCCGGAAGGCGCGGTTTGCCGCCGCTGtggcttcctctgctctcgtcGATGAGGACGCAGTAggctcgctcttctccggcTGGCTCGGCGTCGTCCCCCTCACGTTCGCTCTGCCTCGCAGgtctctcagcttctccgcgtccgactcggagacagccgtgcgttctcgtctgttttcttcaccggcttcttgctctccttcttcctcgacggTGTCTCCTTTACTCGGGCAGGCTCGCGGAGACGGCGCGGCAGTGTGGGCCTTGGCGGGGGTGACCGCGTCgggatttcttcttctgcggccgcttcttctcctgcctcaGCTCGCTCCTCCCCCTCTGAGACTTAGAGCAGCGAATCGATCCGTCGGTGCACGGTTGCggacagagacgacaaaTGCAGCGGGTGGCTGCGACGCAAGAACagccgaaggagaagctggaagaGAGTCTGGCTGTGGCGTCCCCGGCGCGGTGcggggagaggaagccgaaatgaagaaagcgagacgagAGGTCGACTGcggagaacgcagaggatccgaaaacgaagagggcAATGCGAAAGACGCATCGGGTCAACTCACCGCCTCTGGGTCGTCCgagtcttctcctttcttgtcgCACTCGCAAACCGCTTTGTCGCCCTGTGTGGAACAAGCTGCTTGTTCGTCGGTCGACTCCGTTaattcttcttcgcctcccgaCCTGTGTGAAGTcattcgccttcctcgcatgcagacgctccCGCTCTCAGGGCCTGCGGCCGACCTCCCCAGGTGGACGTACggctctctcttgtctcttctcgcgcggcctctccgactctctcgcagagaagaacaggcgggcgaaaggagacgccgccggccgtacagacacccgaccGCAGTCAGAGACCGCGCCATCGTGCTGCTGCACTCGGCGGCTCTCATGCAGACTGCGGCAACGCTTCTGGAGATGCGAAGAGTCAAGCGAGAAAGAGCATGGGCAGAGAACCGTAAACGCCTTACAGCGGATGCGAACGAGAGCTGTCGAGGGATTGTGGCGCGCGCTTCTGTCGATGATTCGCCTTCCCTTCACAGCTCTCGTGAGCCAGTTCGCTGCATAGTAtctgcctcctctttctcatcttctgtttcgtcctctctcccttcctctgcaTCACCaatttctgcgtctccgtcttccttgTCGGGAtctgttcctccttcttcggcttctctctcttcttcctcttctgtttcctcttcggcttctctctcttcttcctcttcggtttcctcttcttgttctttctcctctccgttcttgATGCACGGTGAAGACCAGCGACCGGACGCGCTGTCGCCGATGGACGCGCCGGCGCGCGTCTGGGGCGGCCTCGAGCGCGTTTGGTTCCAGACCGCGAAggttctgcgtttcctcttcactcGCCAGCTTGCGCCTGTCGACCTTGCGCGCAATGCCCTCGAAGCAGAACGCAGGCAAAGGTTGCAGAGAACAGGCGTCGCTCAGCGGACCTCGTCAG acGTCGCGCCTGTCGCGGACGCGCGTCGCCattctgcgcctctctctctgtcgcgcgtggtgtctcgtctcccgctcttcgcctccgaGGACTTCttcgaggagacgcaggcgccGCGATCGGAGGCGCAAGGCGAGCCAGACAACGCGAAGGAAATGGAGCGAGaccagggagaagaaaaacagaagagagaggcgaaaggcgCCTCCGAAGATGGAGCTGTCACCCTGCATGAGGCGGAGGGTCGCGtgcggctgcttctccttctcactCAGATGGCACTCCGAGAGcttggagaaaaagaagaagaaaaggaaaacgaaggtgaaaaagaaaaagaaggagaaaatgtagaagaaaaagacggagaaagaggcagagaggggGACGCAGGCGACTCGGTAGATATGGAGAGCGAGATGGAGGACGGAGCACAAACGGACAAGACAAAGAATAAGAGCAACGAGGCGCTGGggggcgaaggagacactgtCAGAGCCCCATATGAGGAGGGACGAGGCCGAACGGGGATAGAGAGCGAAGGGAAGGTTGAGCGCGACGAGTCGAAGAGCGTCagggacagaagaaagaaattCTCTTACACGAaattcttcgcctttctcggagacgaggaaaggaaactAAGAGATCTCTTGGGCTTCAGATGGCAGCTGAGCCTCGCGGAGCTCGACCGCGAAGCCGAACGTCTGCCTCTTGGGGTGTTTCAGCAGActggaaaagcagagacaggtcCCGACGACGAAGCGTCATATCTCATGTCGAGTGGCGAGGAAGCTTTCTCCGTGGATTCGTCAGCTGAGGACGGAGAACATCCTGGAGAGGACTGCTTCACCAGCACCCGCGAACGACGTCGGGATGGCTCACGTCACACTGTTCAGTCGTTCGCTTCCATGAAATGCAACCatgcttcgtcctcgtcctcctcatcttcacctttttctcttgcttcttcggcgtcgcAGTTCTCGTTGCGTGACTCTTCCCGCAGTCGCGACTTCCTCTcgggcgtctctgccttGCCAAAtcccctcttctcgcctctccctgcgtgcgcatgcagcagcttcaaggctcttctcgccgcggCCAGCCCCCCAGGCATCTCGCAGGCGTCTCCAGCGACGACGCGGAGGCAAGCTGCCCTGGGGTCTCCCGGCGGACGCGGTGGCGCTGCGCGGACGGCGGGAGGACCAggcgcgcgagaaggaagaagagaagaagacgatggaGGAGGCACCGACGACACCGTGAAGCGAATGTCGGTTTCCGGAACGGCGGGAGCGGAACGGCTGGGCGGCTTGGCGGAGACTCTGAGAGTCATGCAGACGCTCCTGAGTCTCTTagcgcgacagcgaagacgtACCGAGAGAGCCGAGGGAGAATTGGTtactttttctctcttgccgCTTGGCATTGTTGAcgccgtcgctctcgagCTGTTTCTTCAACACGAGGCTCTTATTCTTCCTCGTCCCCACACGGTTActgattcttcttctttctcctctgcctcttcttctcgttcgtcttcttcgttctctggTCCTTCTTCTGGATCTCCGGCGCGTCGTGTGTCTGCTCTTCCACGGCCTGTCGCTTCTTGCGCGGCCTTCTCGCCACTCTGCTTCAGTCCTCACTTGCTCTCTTGTCGGTCGCTGTCGCCGCTcctcgaggaggagaaggcccTCGCCCGCGCCCTCGCGGCGCAGCCTTGGACGCACCTCCTGGCGTCTGtacagcgcatgcagtgggagagacagggcgaCCTGCTGCTTGCCCCCTTCGCCTCGTTTCCGGACCTCcccgtgcatgcactcgatCTCCCGAGGCGCATGCGAGCGGAGCCGCCGCCTCGGCTCCAAGCGGCCTTTCGGGAGCGCCGCGGCTTCCAGCGCCTCCGCGCCGGCCTCGGTGTCTCCGACGCGaccgtcgcctgtctccttcagcaCTGGGCCCTCGCCCCAGAGGCGCTCGCGCTCGGCggcgaaacggagacgccaaaggagacagagacagaggccgcGACCTGTAGAGAACAGATCCGGAGCAGACCTGCCACTGAAAAAGGTCAAGACCgtcgagacgaaggaagtcgagagcacagcgaagaagaagattcGGGGATGGGGAGAGAGCAGGCGGGGGCGGCTCGAGTTGCGTCTTCAGGTCACCGGACTGAGGCTCTGTCGCATCGCACCGAGAAGGACATTGCGAGTGGAAGGAAGCTGGTGGCTCGCTTCAGGTGGCTTCTGAAAACGATGGACGTCTACAAAAAAAATGCTTCCGTATCGTTTACCAGATGTCGTCAAGCTCAAACCATGAGCCcccgagagcgagaagaagaacgcgaaaaacaAAAGGCCGCAGAGGCGCTCTTGGCCAGTCTGCGCGACGCGCGACGGGTGCTGTAG